The following are encoded in a window of Oncorhynchus keta strain PuntledgeMale-10-30-2019 chromosome 10, Oket_V2, whole genome shotgun sequence genomic DNA:
- the LOC118388667 gene encoding G-protein coupled receptor 182-like, whose amino-acid sequence MDEHPSSASNDNNYTDSAWFIHECHVDLDNTSRRVALFLLYLLFFMAGLTLNALVVWVNWHRRSSRNGVLFCILNVGVSDLLMTVMVPFFMLEAMMEYVWVWGYLLCRFTNLVYDINFYSSSFFLAYMTVERYLAVVRTGPRPWGPKQARLRCLLCGFLWVLSVVLGLLENAHVTLLEWDEPGCYSYPEHNFIDWNTAHTFLYLIFQFLGPAAIIVTFNLLTLRAVRARPEGAVRGKELWLVHLYSLVFVLCWLPLHIVLMLLVVDELNPRVLSCQTVEKIYFSYFVVKALSLFHCVANPILYNFLSRSFRGNLIADLTRHLPRDAVARGRDENHGNRVGNGRAAANEKAKELSNASTSQSDVES is encoded by the exons ATGGATGAACACCCCAGCTCTGCCTCAAACGACAACAACTACACAGACTCTGCCTGGTTCATCCATGAGTGCCATGTGGACCTGGACAACACCTCGAGGCGCGTGGCGCTCTTCCTGCTCTACCTGCTGTTCTTCATGGCTGGCCTCACGCTCAATGCCCTGGTGGTGTGGGTCAACTGGCACCGGCGCAGCAGCCGCAACGGCGTGCTCTTCTGCATACTCAACGTGGGCGTGTCGGACTTACTGATGACAGTGATGGTGCCCTTCTTTATGCTGGAGGCGATGATGGA gtacGTGTGGGTGTGGGGATACCTTCTGTGCCGCTTCACCAACCTTGTCTATGACATCAACTTCTACAGCAGCTCCTTCTTCCTGGCCTACATGACGGTGGAGCGCTACCTGGCCGTGGTGCGCACCGGGCCCCGACCCTGGGGCCCCAAGCAGGCCAGGCTCAGATGCCTTCTCTGTGGGTTCCTCTGGGTACTGTCTGTGGTTCTGGGCCTGCTGGAGAATGCCCATGTGACACTGCTGGAGTGGGACGAGCCAGGCTGCTACAGCTACCCAGAGCACAACTTTATAGACTGGAACACCGCCCACACCTTCCTCTACCTTATCTTCCAGTTCCTGGGCCCGGCAGCCATCATTGTGACCTTTAACCTGCTGACCCTGCGGGCGGTGCGGGCCAGACCTGAGGGGGCGGTGCGGGGGAAGGAGCTGTGGCTGGTTCATCTGTATTCCCTGGTGTTTGTGCTGTGCTGGCTACCCTTACACATTGTCTTAATGCTGCTGGTAGTGGATGAGCTGAACCCAAGGGTACTGAGTTGCCAGACGGTGGAGAAGATCTACTTCTCCTATTTCGTGGTCAAGGCTCTGTCCCTGTTCCACTGTGTGGCCAACCCCATCCTCTACAACTTCCTCAGCAGAAGTTTCCGCGGAAACCTCATCGCCGACCTGACTCGCCACCTGCCCAGAGACGCTGTCGCCAGGGGAAGGGACGAGAATCATGGCAACCGTGTGGGTAATGGAAGGGCAGCGGCCAATGAGAAGGCAAAGGAGTTGAGTAACGCCAGCACCAGCCAATCGGATGTGGAGTCTTAA